One window of the Benincasa hispida cultivar B227 chromosome 3, ASM972705v1, whole genome shotgun sequence genome contains the following:
- the LOC120073948 gene encoding EPIDERMAL PATTERNING FACTOR-like protein 2 isoform X1 has product MGCECNNGVMGSRSRILCSTVSLLFFLILASTQMRFMAEGRLISRNGKTVNDEDKVVLRGQIGSRPPKCERRCSWCGHCEAIQVPANPQKSAIKNSSTMKNIAYARDEASNYKPMSWKCKCGSLIFNP; this is encoded by the exons atggggTGTGAGTGTAACAATGGCGTCATGGGCTCGCGCAGCAGAATCTTGTGTTCGACtgtttctcttctcttttttctGATTTTGGCATCGACCCAGATGAGATTTATGGCTGAAG GCAGATTGATTTCAAGGAATGGTAAG ACAGTGAATGATGAAGATAAAGTTGTATTGAGAGGACAAATTGGGTCAAGACCTCCAAAATGTGAGAGAAGATGCAGCTGGTGTGGACATTGTGAGGCCATCCAAGTTCCGGCAAATCCACAAAAATCAGCAATTAAAAATTCTTCAACAATGAAGAACATAGCTTACGCTAGAGATGAAGCCTCCAATTACAAGCCCATGAGCTGGAAATGCAAATGTGGGAGCTTAATCTTCAATCCTTAA
- the LOC120073948 gene encoding EPIDERMAL PATTERNING FACTOR-like protein 2 isoform X2: protein MGCECNNGVMGSRSRILCSTVSLLFFLILASTQMRFMAEGRLISRNVNDEDKVVLRGQIGSRPPKCERRCSWCGHCEAIQVPANPQKSAIKNSSTMKNIAYARDEASNYKPMSWKCKCGSLIFNP from the exons atggggTGTGAGTGTAACAATGGCGTCATGGGCTCGCGCAGCAGAATCTTGTGTTCGACtgtttctcttctcttttttctGATTTTGGCATCGACCCAGATGAGATTTATGGCTGAAG GCAGATTGATTTCAAGGAATG TGAATGATGAAGATAAAGTTGTATTGAGAGGACAAATTGGGTCAAGACCTCCAAAATGTGAGAGAAGATGCAGCTGGTGTGGACATTGTGAGGCCATCCAAGTTCCGGCAAATCCACAAAAATCAGCAATTAAAAATTCTTCAACAATGAAGAACATAGCTTACGCTAGAGATGAAGCCTCCAATTACAAGCCCATGAGCTGGAAATGCAAATGTGGGAGCTTAATCTTCAATCCTTAA